One window of Atribacter laminatus genomic DNA carries:
- a CDS encoding AzlC family ABC transporter permease, producing the protein MANNIFPDKTEHSNELNKGILASLPIFIGYIPVAITFGLLAKATGLTLLESFLFSALVFAGASQFMALQLISLGVAHLQIIAITFIMNFRHFLMSSYLSTLFPTHEHHWLPFISFGITDESFAYFSTQKQNQKKHFILGLQYSAYISWVGGTVIGYLFGAIIPPIIQASMGITLYALFIALLIPEAKKFYPAAITAGIGGFIHSLLTWLQVFSTGWNIIIAIFSAAVLGALLMGQDEEEAQ; encoded by the coding sequence ATGGCAAACAACATTTTTCCAGATAAAACCGAACATTCCAATGAGCTCAATAAAGGCATTCTGGCCTCACTTCCGATTTTTATCGGATACATACCAGTTGCGATAACTTTTGGGCTATTAGCAAAAGCCACCGGTTTAACCTTGTTAGAATCGTTTCTTTTTTCTGCGCTGGTATTTGCCGGTGCCAGTCAATTCATGGCTTTACAATTGATATCTCTGGGGGTAGCTCATTTACAGATTATTGCCATCACCTTTATTATGAATTTTCGTCATTTTTTAATGAGTTCCTATCTATCAACCCTATTCCCAACCCACGAACATCATTGGCTCCCTTTTATTAGCTTTGGTATAACCGATGAATCATTTGCTTATTTTTCAACTCAAAAACAAAATCAGAAAAAACATTTTATTCTTGGTTTGCAGTATTCTGCCTATATAAGTTGGGTTGGGGGAACGGTCATTGGATATTTGTTCGGAGCAATCATTCCACCCATTATTCAAGCCAGTATGGGAATTACTCTTTATGCGCTCTTTATAGCTTTGCTTATTCCTGAAGCAAAAAAATTCTATCCAGCTGCCATAACTGCCGGTATTGGTGGATTCATTCATTCACTCCTCACCTGGTTACAAGTTTTTTCAACTGGTTGGAATATTATTATTGCTATTTTCAGTGCTGCTGTTTTAGGAGCTCTTCTGATGGGTCAAGATGAGGAGGAGGCTCAATGA